The Marinobacter sp. ANT_B65 genome has a segment encoding these proteins:
- a CDS encoding phage baseplate assembly protein V encodes MTTRRYYGKYRGTVVANEDPMREGRLMVQVPDIGGLIPVSWATPCFAATGIQMGTYLLPQVGAGVWVEFEQGDPDKPIWSGCWYHNGGEVPALAQVPPPPGGSNFVIQTSGQNTLMLSDVPGPTGGILLKSSTGAMISINDVGITISNGQGATVMLNGPSVTINQGALVVT; translated from the coding sequence ATGACAACACGACGTTATTACGGCAAATACCGCGGCACGGTGGTAGCCAATGAGGACCCGATGCGTGAAGGGCGCCTGATGGTGCAGGTACCAGATATTGGCGGACTGATTCCTGTCAGCTGGGCCACCCCCTGTTTCGCGGCCACCGGCATCCAGATGGGTACCTATTTACTGCCGCAGGTTGGCGCCGGGGTCTGGGTTGAATTCGAGCAGGGCGACCCGGACAAGCCGATCTGGTCCGGCTGCTGGTACCACAATGGCGGCGAAGTACCCGCTCTCGCACAGGTGCCACCGCCACCAGGCGGCTCCAATTTCGTCATTCAGACTTCGGGCCAGAACACCCTGATGCTGAGTGATGTGCCCGGCCCGACCGGCGGCATCCTGCTGAAATCTTCCACCGGTGCGATGATTTCGATCAACGACGTCGGCATCACCATATCCAACGGCCAGGGAGCCACTGTGATGCTGAACGGGCCCTCTGTGACCATTAACCAGGGCGCTCTGGTGGTCACTTGA
- a CDS encoding GPW/gp25 family protein, whose protein sequence is MKHIDFPFRANSLGHTAEASDGEYIRNLIEQVLFTHPGERVMRPDFGGGVRTLVFEPNGEQLASATEINIHASLNQALGELLDVTGVQVQASEATLRITVRYGIRGQPQAQLASFERKQS, encoded by the coding sequence ATGAAACACATTGATTTTCCCTTTCGTGCCAACTCGCTGGGCCACACCGCTGAGGCCAGTGATGGCGAATACATCCGCAACCTGATCGAGCAGGTGCTGTTTACCCACCCTGGCGAACGCGTGATGCGCCCTGATTTTGGCGGTGGTGTACGCACACTGGTGTTTGAGCCCAACGGCGAGCAGCTGGCCAGCGCCACCGAGATCAATATTCACGCATCACTTAATCAGGCATTGGGAGAGTTGCTGGATGTTACCGGCGTGCAGGTGCAGGCCAGTGAAGCGACCCTGCGCATTACAGTGCGCTATGGCATCCGGGGCCAACCACAGGCACAGCTTGCAAGCTTTGAGAGGAAACAGTCATGA
- a CDS encoding putative baseplate assembly protein, with translation MSALYACDDDDRRRAVRVQATINGIDFLEVEPGQTALNVTFIHPLPGEVGAIPDLPELDVSQIAIRGGTRISPITVLAVSRPQPNVLRVAVDQPGDFSPYTLRLQAGPDTLDPPPGFDPTLCTIEFSFKATCPTDLPCAEPASCLAAQPPGPVIDYLAKDYDSFRSVMLARLRQLMPGWQDSSPAAPYIALVEALAFTADRYSYMQDAAGAEAYIGTARQRISVARHTRLIGYALANGNNARSFIHFNVSAAANGQTLLSGTPVLSKTPGLGADISMEQYQDALAKGALSFATMADVQLNAAHNHIAFYNWSRRDCCLKAGATRATLVNSPLLSLAVGDYLLLLQTLGVTTGVAADADPGLAHVVRLTEVVSDSDPLDGSAVLNIAWSGADALPFDLPLSAAVGADGAEIPVAEARGNITLADHGAWMPVALSPDTVPTEEPFRPCLLTPGITYARPLNTQTTTASAALRNDSAPAAPAVQLKDATGTWTFHPDLLSSDRFANDVVAELDDAGYCWLRFGDDSNGRAPTPINKFTAMARVGNGTRGNVGRNTLRHAVTVATGGAITGILNVSNPLPGSGGKDAETLAHARLFAPASVHRQERAVTASDWSEWALRYPGVQRAAAELRWTGSWYTVFVTVDRIGGGSINADEPFRQGLLQHLNRGRLAGYDLELRDPLYAPVRLRLRICLARNFSSADVRAGLLDCFTSGLQRNGRKGFFHPDQFSFGDPLYASRIYAAAMAVDGVGSVEILTFQRWDRAANHEIRDGVLTPDAREIVQLENDPNFPERGTLDLLMEGAL, from the coding sequence ATGAGCGCACTGTACGCCTGCGATGACGACGATCGCCGTCGCGCGGTCCGGGTTCAGGCCACAATCAATGGCATCGACTTTCTGGAAGTCGAGCCTGGCCAGACAGCATTGAATGTTACCTTTATTCACCCGCTGCCCGGCGAGGTCGGAGCCATACCTGATTTGCCTGAGCTGGATGTGAGCCAGATCGCTATCAGGGGCGGAACCCGGATAAGCCCGATTACCGTATTGGCGGTAAGCAGACCGCAGCCAAATGTTCTGCGTGTAGCCGTCGATCAACCCGGAGATTTCTCGCCTTACACGCTGCGCCTGCAGGCCGGGCCAGACACTCTTGATCCGCCACCGGGTTTTGACCCCACACTCTGTACCATCGAATTTTCGTTCAAGGCAACCTGCCCCACCGACCTGCCCTGCGCTGAGCCAGCCTCCTGCCTCGCCGCACAGCCTCCGGGCCCGGTCATAGATTATCTGGCCAAAGACTACGACAGCTTTCGCAGTGTGATGCTGGCGCGGCTGCGGCAACTGATGCCTGGCTGGCAAGACAGCAGCCCGGCGGCCCCCTACATCGCACTGGTAGAGGCCCTTGCTTTCACCGCAGACCGCTATAGCTATATGCAGGATGCCGCCGGCGCCGAGGCATACATTGGCACCGCGCGCCAGCGTATCTCGGTAGCGCGTCATACCCGTCTTATCGGTTATGCACTGGCCAATGGCAACAATGCCCGCAGCTTCATTCATTTTAATGTGTCGGCCGCCGCAAACGGGCAGACATTACTGTCAGGCACACCTGTTCTCAGTAAAACACCTGGCCTGGGGGCAGACATCAGCATGGAGCAGTATCAGGATGCACTGGCAAAAGGCGCTTTGTCGTTTGCCACCATGGCTGATGTTCAGCTGAACGCTGCCCACAATCATATCGCCTTCTACAACTGGAGCCGGCGAGATTGCTGTCTGAAGGCCGGAGCCACTCGTGCGACGCTGGTCAATTCACCCTTACTCAGCCTGGCAGTGGGCGATTATCTGCTTTTACTTCAGACGCTGGGCGTTACCACCGGCGTCGCCGCTGATGCAGACCCCGGTCTGGCACACGTTGTACGCCTCACTGAGGTCGTCAGTGACAGCGACCCTCTGGATGGCAGCGCTGTACTCAATATTGCCTGGTCAGGTGCTGACGCCTTGCCGTTCGACCTGCCATTGTCCGCAGCTGTGGGCGCTGATGGTGCTGAAATCCCTGTGGCCGAGGCCCGTGGTAATATTACCCTGGCCGATCACGGCGCCTGGATGCCAGTGGCCCTGTCACCCGATACTGTGCCAACAGAGGAACCGTTCCGGCCCTGTTTATTAACACCAGGCATCACCTATGCACGCCCGCTCAACACGCAGACGACAACCGCCAGCGCTGCGCTCAGGAACGATTCAGCACCCGCCGCACCGGCAGTTCAGCTAAAGGATGCTACCGGGACCTGGACCTTTCATCCAGATTTGTTGTCTTCAGATCGCTTCGCTAACGATGTAGTCGCGGAGCTGGACGACGCAGGCTATTGCTGGTTGCGCTTTGGCGATGACAGCAACGGCCGAGCACCTACCCCGATCAATAAGTTCACCGCCATGGCCCGCGTTGGCAACGGCACGCGTGGCAACGTCGGCCGGAATACACTGAGGCATGCAGTAACTGTGGCCACAGGTGGAGCCATAACAGGCATTCTGAACGTATCCAACCCCTTACCTGGCAGTGGAGGTAAGGACGCAGAGACACTGGCCCACGCGCGCTTGTTTGCACCTGCTTCAGTGCACCGTCAGGAACGTGCGGTAACCGCAAGCGACTGGTCTGAATGGGCGTTGCGCTACCCAGGAGTACAACGTGCAGCCGCAGAACTGCGTTGGACAGGTTCCTGGTATACCGTATTTGTCACAGTCGATCGCATAGGCGGAGGCAGCATCAATGCCGACGAACCATTCCGCCAGGGCTTGCTGCAACACCTGAACAGGGGGCGCCTGGCCGGTTATGATCTGGAACTGCGCGACCCATTGTACGCGCCGGTACGCCTCAGGCTGAGAATCTGTCTGGCACGTAATTTCTCCAGTGCCGACGTAAGGGCCGGCCTGCTCGATTGTTTTACTTCAGGCCTGCAGCGCAATGGCCGCAAAGGGTTCTTCCATCCTGATCAGTTCAGCTTCGGCGATCCGCTTTACGCCAGCCGCATTTATGCTGCTGCGATGGCCGTCGACGGCGTCGGCTCGGTTGAGATTCTCACCTTTCAGCGCTGGGATCGCGCTGCCAACCACGAAATCAGAGATGGCGTGTTAACCCCGGATGCACGTGAAATTGTGCAACTGGAAAACGACCCGAACTTTCCCGAGCGAGGCACTCTGGACTTGTTAATGGAGGGGGCACTATGA